In the genome of Epinephelus moara isolate mb chromosome 14, YSFRI_EMoa_1.0, whole genome shotgun sequence, the window CATATCAAGGACCTCCAAGTAGACACTGATTTTCTGTAACCAAAAAAGGGTGGGGAACCACTGTTTAATTTTTAACAGTGCATTGTAAGCATGTCTGTTATGTTGCATAATATTTTCCTCAGAACTGCAGTGAAGtcgaagtataaagtagcataacaCTGgattatttaaaggtccagtgtgtaggatttaggcgCATCTACTGACAGAAATGGATTGTAATATTCCTAACtatattttcattagtttataattacctgaaacGAAGAATCGCTGTGTTTTGGtaccttagaataagccatTTATAACTACATATAGATATGGAACActgctctagatagggtcataGGGTCATAAGGTCATAGACAGGGTCAGCCACCGTAGCTCTCATACAcatttggcacatgggagaggtTTCAGTTCTACAACCTCACCGCaagatgctactaaatcctgcacactcgACTTATTAAAACAATTTTTGTGACTCTCACATGTTGGTTACAACAGCATAGTAGAAtgataaaataactgaaaaaaaataagagcTGACTGGACAAAAACTACTTgggtaaatacacatttttacagcctgAAGGACTAGTGTATCTATTGATTATCCAGGCCAGTGTTGTCTTTTTGAGTCTTGCATAGAGTCCATTTCTCCCATTTTCTTTCTAGTTGTGCTTCTTGTAGTCTCAGTATGTGTGTCAATATCTCCACTGAAAAAAATCTTCCACAATTGTTAGCCATTGGTACTTCATTGGTGCTGTTTCTCTACCCCAGTTCCTAGTGATACTTGCGACTAGCAATATGTATTCAAATATCTATCACTAGCAATAACAATTTCCTCAGAGAAAATACTATGTAGTGTACTAAGTATGGTTTCTTACATAGATAAAGCACCAAACAACTGTTAGGAACCTCATATCATAGTATGTGCTAAAGTTCTTTACATACCATTTCCCAAAATACAGCCATTCGACCTTTATGTTAAGTATAAAGGCctaaaaattgtacttaagtaaatgaaCTTACTTTATTTACACTACTGCTGACCTAACCAGTGCTGGACCTAACATTCAACTCCCTGGGCAAGCTCtattcctacacacacacacacacacacaaataaatatcattaatattatcagtagtagtagtagtagacaTGTCGTTGTTTTCCTGTACCTCATAGCTGTGTTTTGCGACACAACATGTGGCCTCCGAGGTGATGTTCTTCGGGATCGTCATTGTCTTCATGGCCTTGAGAGGCGTTGGATATGCTCTGGAGAAGCAGCAGCCCATACACTGGTAGACCGGACGATCCCTTGAGAAAACACTGTTCTTCCTCAGTGTGCACTCCTCGCAGCCGACTGGAGGAAAGACGATACTATTGATCATGGACAGCTTGTGATACAGTGCCAGGGACATTTGAGATCTTGAGATTGAGATTAAAAGCACAGTGTATAATCTTTGTGAGTAGAGACAAATAAAAGCAGACGAGAGCACCTAACAATCTTACTGTTTGGTAAGTCAATGTTGGGGTAAGAATCAGCTATGTAAAATAGAAAAGACAACAGGAGAAGATTCAGTCCAGCTGATCTCACTGAGCCCATCGTGGTTGCAGCAGTTAcctaataaaacagaaaatggtcAGACAGAAATCTGTTGGATCAAAGCGTGAGTAAGTCTGAGATAGAAACAGAGTATTACCATGTTGAGAGAGAGTTGACTCTTCATTGTGCCTCTGTGCAGGACAGCTTTTTATTGAGGACGTCCGTCCCGTCATGTAGTTTTATACCCATGTCCCTCAGTCTGTGGCCTCTTCCTGAATTAGGTGGAGCCTACCAACTTTATCAATGATCTCAGCAACTATCTGGCCACTTCGTTACCTTTCCCATAATCCCTTTAAAGGACAGAATGATCAGAATAAATCCCAGAAAGTCAAAACATAGTTCTACAAACATCATTCTTTCACCCTGACTATGAATGCTACGTTTAATCCCTGGGTTTTTGTTACTTGGTAACTGGAGGTTGTTATTATTTGTCATGTCACAGCAAAGGGAGGGTCATTGGTGTTTTTCTGGGACATTTTGTTTCGCAGCAGAAAGACCATTTGTAGACTGTAAGTGGCTTTGAAGTGTTTTTAGAAATTAGGAAGAGTGTCAAAGTGTGATGCTgaaatttcacttttaaaacaaTGTCTTCACTCTAGGTACGGAAGAGCATtcaggacaaaaaaaatgagaggaggaagtttttttgattgttttgaattacgagaataaagttgaaatgtTGAGAAAAAAGTCGAACTACAACTACTCGCTTTAGCACATGGCTGCCTCCACAAAATGCATGAACGGGTGAAATTGTACAGAATTGGTTTTAGAGACAAggctattatttatttttttaggacTTTTAGGAGACTGGGCTGAAATTGCATCTGTTCAAAGGGAGAAACCACAAAAACTTTGGGAAGGGTGGCAGCACTCATGCAAACTGAAATTGCTGGTAATGGACAATGCAATGGTATCCATTGCTACACCTGTGGAGGATTGTATCACAAGACACAATTTGATGAACCAGATGAGCTGACTTTACTCTCGACATatcaactttattttcaaaatgcgaaataataatttaaaaaaacttcccacacctccctttttttttctttatgccTTTCTCCTAATACTCCTCAGTACACTAGGTGTCACGGACTTGTTAAAACAGTTGTTGGAtccatttctctctttttaataTCCTTAATATTATTCAGCATTTAAACCCGTGGACTTGAAATGTTTTCCCTTGACAATGACaagatctgtttgttttctttccataaaagaaaaaaacaacacaaaacctGTAAAATCAAATGTAATTGGGGTAAAATTCCATTGATTTCCAGTCAGAAATACCAAATTTGTGAAGGCTCTGACCCTCCTATCTATTTTGACCATTGATAAATCATTTTAACATGTTTCGAAATTTTAAAAAGAGGTGAAAAATGCAAACCTTCTGTTGTTCAAGCTTCGTAAATGCACAATTTGCTGATTGCCTTTGTCATTATATGACTGTAAATTGAGTATTGTTGGATTTTACATCAGACAAAACCTGTCATTTAATGATGTGATGGCCAttttttccacttttattttgatatttcatAGACTAAACGATGAAAGGAGCTTAATGTGATATATAGAGCATAACTACGTTTCAGAGTCTAAGCCGGGATTGCCTGCACACAGCTCACAGCATTGAAGTGACAGAGCAAACAGCTGGCAGCTAACGTTGCCAACAGCGTGAACAGTGCTACTaatagcaacagtgctgacagaactAACAGTGTTAACCCAAAGGGGGAACTACAGGGTGATCATTACGCCTCTGGGACAATGCTGTTCTGCCACTGTGTCAGAAAGGAGTTATCAGCAGATCGTGGCGATTGGCTAGTCAGTGGGATATACGTGTAGCCAGACTTAAGACGCTCTGAATGTCGTATACAGCTCTCTTAATCAAATTATTTGCAAAACTCTCTACTGAAATGCTGCTGTATGTCTttgctttaaagaaaaaaaattaaattacaaaaaataatgataactctaactaaacaaaaataacaattaaaCATTACAGcaatcatttatttttggtgTATTCTTTTTACCCATAATTTTACACTACAGTATATCGAGGCAAAGCTCATTTCCAGTGCCGTGGCTTCTTGAAAACTGGGGACTTGATGGATGGAAGAAGCTATGAATAATTGGGGATATCTGATCGTTGTTAAGGAGTATCCATCTGCCCGCCTCCGACATCCGAAATGTCAAGGATGAATATGAatttattttgcttttcatCTGTCTGTTTACCTAAGCACCCATGTCCTGTGTCCTTGGTTGTGATGGTGATAAATCCTTGGCCTAAGACTCGCAATTCACTAAGTATGGAAGATGTTTTAAATCACACAGATGTTTACATGCTATTTATTTGGCTTTTATCACAGTACTTgttttgcctgatgaaggtctagtaccGAAACGTcgcaaatacattttatattgcaAGTCAGACAGTGTGTGGGAGTCCTTTTGCAATCACAGTACTTGTAACATGTTAATCCTATTATAAGTGGTACTACATGTCATTCCTGCTGACAATACTGGCTGTGGCATTGTGTGCTATTGCTTTGGCTGTATGGAACATGCAATATCATGAACATCAAACAAAATGTCCTCtaaaataaatagaattaaCACACAAAAATTATTTTACTACACTGACCTTCTCTCTATATTTGTGTTCTCTCATTAACCTGCTTAACAGCCTCCTGATTTGTGAAACAAGGAGCGGTGCTGAGTTTCTTATGTTCTGCAGGTAGCTCAGATTCTCTCTTTGTATACTACATTGATCCGTCTGGATGAGAATGAGAACCACAGAGATGCGGAAAAGCCCCAGGTGCAGAGTAAATTGTGTGGCCTACACGGTCACACTCGGTGAAACACTAGTCAGATATATTTTCAGGGGCTCCGGTGTCAGCACTGCCTCTGTTGCTGTAGAGGAGAGAGCACGGAGAGGTTAGCAGGTCATGTCTGCACTCAGCCAAGCTCAgtttaaagccaaggtgctctGGGTGGCATCAATATGTCAGTGACATCAGACAACAAATGGAGTGATTAGATGAGCTTTGTATTTTTCTTGGCTGTGAAGCTAATGAGAATATTTAGAGACGCATAAAAGAGAATGATGATTGAAAATGAACATGAAACCCATCAAGTCAGATCATATTTATAATCCTGGCTCCAGTGGCGACCCCAGAGAGTTATCATAGGGGTGGCCATCTGGGGAAAATCTTGGGCTTATCTCATCCTTCACTCAGAAGGTAAGGGGCTCCCAGATGTCATTgtttttcccaatttgcggacattttcagctgttgttcttccttgagttagctgctaactggtataggctactttttaaatctcccacggTGGGATGCATGcataacatgtcgtcaaaatgtcacacccatgATCCTGTCCTGCCGGCTGTCCCATTTATACAGATGCCGTTTCAGCAGTGTTACTACCACCGTTCCTAGCTCAGAGGCGAGGCAACTCTGTCCACCCATTCCACAAtcataccttttatacagaacaatGAGGCGTTATAATGACACAATATTgccgccttgaacaggcagtgtaagccctgtgatagtctggcgacctgtccagggtgtacccctcctctcgcccaatgacagctgggaatGGCTCCAGCGCCCTAGTGACCATGAACAGcataagcagttacagataatgaatgaatgaatgaattttcaGTAAAGACAGGGTCAAAATTTGCATCAGTGTGGCCTTGGCCCCCCTTGCCATCCCTTGGCACCACCACTGCCTGGCTCAATCCCCAAACTGAAGACTGACTTTAAACAGTCATTAAATTGAAGTGTTTTAACTATCCGACATCTCACAGCAGAATGATTTTTGCTTATTTAACATATATTCAATATGATGAATTTATTTTAACGAATCATCTTATATGACGGatcaacacaaacacttttttttacattcttctgaaatatatatattttttctttaaagcaaAGCACCATTTTGATGGGATATCACAGTAACACTTCATGTAAGTAATTTGACATCATGCATGCAGGCATACACTTCTCCTTAGACAACAGTATATCAGTGGTGCATTGGAAAAAGTGAAGTTGTTCAGGAACCATGTAGTTTTGCTTGGGTTGATGAGTAAAAAACCTAAAATCACGTCCTGGAGCTTTCTCCCTGATTATCTTGGAAATACCTCTACAAACATGATGCTGATTTCAGAACCTGGATCGTCATTTGACTTTTTATGGCCAAAAAGAGTTTTGTTTCATAGTTCTAGCAGTTCAAAATCACAAATTCTGCAGACAGAGCTTTGGCTAATACCTGAAAACTTACATACAGCCTCTTTTACAGTCTTGGCACCTGCTGCATATTAGTTTTACAGTGGAATGCAAAACTTTCTGAACCAATTGCTTTGTACTTGAAGATCTGTCTTAGCTGCTAAACGTTTGTTCTCTGAGGAGCATTCACAGTCATAAGCAACAGACTTATTGTAGCGACATAAATTCCAAACAGACATCATTATGAACTCCACCTGTAGAGTTTGTGGGGGCTCCAACAGTCTGGGGATGATTAGAAAAGGAAGACAAAGCTTACGGCAAAGCTTTTACTAAGCTGGAAGTATTTGTTTAGATAATATTCATTGATTGGTTTTGATAATATTTAATTCTGGTATATTCTTTCTTAATCCTTATGTTACACTTTGCCATcgtttgtttttgtcctgtgtcattaagatgtttgtgtttgctaCATTTCCTTGTGAAACATTAAAATCATCCTGTTGCTCTATTCCTCAACAGCTGCGCAAGTTCTTCCTAAAATTATTCCAGCTGTCATCATCCAGCTGTTAGTGCTGTATACCTGTGGGGATTGTTGGAGTCAGTTACCTGCTAAAGTTTTATTATTTCAGCCATGAGCCAAACATTCAGCCCATCAGTCATTCTGGCTATGATGAAAATAGCAGATAGCTCAATTCAGAATTCATACTGTGCATTTTATTGTCACTGCAACACTTGTATTTTAAAGTTGACACATGTAATTTTCACATGATGGCACTGATAATGAGTCATGTGTTAACCTTGGACTGTCCAAATGTGTGAACCCAGAAAGTTTGGTTTGGGTGTAGTTTGGGTGTAGTTTTTTGACTTGGAATTTTGCAGTTGACATTCACTTTCAACTCAAGGTAAGATATTGAgaacaaatttattttaattaaccCTTATTTAACCAGGAGAAAAAGCAAGGCCACAGCTATGGTGTCACTAATGGGAGGGAACAAGCTTTGACTTCAAAATTTAAAGTCATTccctattatattatattatattatattgtaatgaattatattatgttatattatatcatattgcATTTATCAATGCAACACTACACTATACAAATGCAATAAATGACAGCTACTAGGCCTACTGTCTACATAAATTACACATGTAGTGCAACATGAATGATTGAAACTTTACCCAGGGCTATCTGACAAATATAACATAGGCTAATTAAGACATTAATGTTAGTTGAATACACCTGTGAGCACCATTGCTGGTTGCTGGGTGAATGTGTGGCTACTTAACTGCAGGTCATTTAGCTGTGATAGCTAAAATTAGTGGTGATTGATTGATcagttttgaccaaaaatatttgtttccacTTGCAATTTGTGACACTTAATAGCAAAATATTGCTCTGCAcgttttattacaaatgcaacGTCACTTACTCATCACTGCAGCCTTTAGGATTTGGTGGGTTGGACATCACTGACCATTCTaagacaacagcactggtatattttttttatctataaagcaatacTGGGCAAACTTCCAGCCTACCTCTGCACCCTTCTgagtgtcagctctggtagttaccagctacgctcctccaggtggttgctttttaatgtaccccAGGTTTTAGCAGATCTGGGGAAAAGTTTTCATTTTCCTACTGTGCACcatggacatggaacaatcttcaaaagATGTAAAATTAGAAGCACTTATATCCATGAATG includes:
- the cga gene encoding glycoprotein hormones alpha chain, which translates into the protein MKSQLSLNMVTAATTMGSVRSAGLNLLLLSFLFYIADSYPNIDLPNIGCEECTLRKNSVFSRDRPVYQCMGCCFSRAYPTPLKAMKTMTIPKNITSEATCCVAKHSYETEVAGIRVRNHTDCHCSTCYFHKI